CTTGCCTGACTTCCATGAAGCCCACTCTATCTCTTTGGTAATCGTATAATTCCGCCAGAGTCTCAGGCATGGGCAAACTGCCGTGAATGGCACGCCTTAATACTTCCACATCCTGGCCCTCCAGGGGTCTTCCTAAATAGCTTGCAGCATTTGCCCTGTGATATGCACCAAACAAACGCCCGCCTTTTTTAACATCATTTGTTTCTGGCTCCAGCGGGATAATCTTCCTGCTTCTTTCATCATGAACTTTCAGGTTAAGATACATATTTGCAGTATGAGGTACAAACCCTAGGTCAATTGGTGGCTCTCCTTTAATAGAGAGGCCTATGTTTGCAAGATAATATTTTCCTTCTTCTACCATAATATCTACTCATAGATAGTCTTATTACTTAAAATACTACTGCCAGAACAACCAGTGGCACTCATTCACCCTGGACTGCTCGCTAAATGCCTCAAGGGTCTGCCTTAACGGCGCCTGTGTGATGGAATAAACGCCAAACAGCTTTTCTTTTTTCTTTTCCCATTTTCCTTTTTCTGCCGAGGAAAAGGCAAAAATCCGTTTATTTGAATTTCAGGTCTATTATGCTGCAAAAACTTGAGCTTGAAAGCTTCCGGAGCCACAAGAAGAGCGAGCTTCGCTTTGACACCGGCACCAATGTCCTGATTGGAATATCGGGCTCGGGCAAGTCATCGGTTCTCGACGCAATCTGCTTTGCCTTGTACGGGAACACCCCAAAAATCCAGTCAAGAAAACTGAAGGTTTCCGACCTCATAATGGACAAGCCCACAAAGGAAGACGAGGCGAAACTCAAGCTCACGTTCCAGGCAGATGGGAAAGATTATGAAGTTACAAGAGTTTTAAGCCGGGAAAAGCCGACATACGCAGAACTGCGGGAAAACAGCACGCTTAAGGCAACAGGCACCACACAGGTAACCGAGGCAGTCGAGCGCATACTCAAGACAAATTTCGACCTATTTTCAAAAATCATCTACTCCGAGCAAAACCAGATGGATTACTTCCTCACCGTCCCGAAAGGTGACAGGATGAGCAAGATTGACGAGCTCCTGAAGCTTGAGCGGTTCGAAAAGGCCCGCCATATTGCAGTTTCATTTGCAGGAAAGCTCAAGTTCAAGGCAAAAAACCTCCAGGAAGCAAGCGAAAAATTCAACGAAGAGGAGCTAAGTAAAGATAAAGCCGCCCTACAGGCAGACCTTGCCGGGCTTGAAACCCGCACAAAGGAGCTTTCGGCCAAAAAGACAGACCTTGACAAGACGCTCGAAATACTTACAAAACTCCTCCAGGACATGGAAGCCAAAAAAAGGGAAATAGAAAAGCTAAGAGCCCAAAAGCAGGAAAATGACGGGGCAATCCGGGTTATAGAAAGCGAGCTTAAGGAGCTTCCCGAAGGCGACCTGGAAAAAGAAAGAGAGAGGTTCGAAAATGCCCGCCAGGAGTTCAATGAAAAGAGCCAAAAGGAAGAGGCGAGAAAAAAGGAAGTCGCTGGAATCGAGTCCGAGCTCAGGGAAAAAAGAAGCCAGCTTGAAAAAAAAAGTGCCGCCGAAGAGTTCCTGAAAGGGTTTGACTCCAGAGAATACGAACTGCTTGAGGCCAAGCTAAAAGAGCTGGAAATTGGGCACGTTCGTGAAGAGCACCTGGAAAAAGAGCTTTCAACGTCCATCAGAAGCTTGAATTCTGCGGGGCAAAAATGCCCGACCTGTGACACCCCCCTAAGCGACGAAAAGCGCATCATTCTCCTCAAGGAAAAAAGAGATGCCCTCATGAAAACCCAGGAGCGCCTGTCGAACTTGGTAAAGGAGATAATCGCCGCCCAAAAAGAAGCCCAGGCAGAAAAGGAAAACACCCGAAAAGCCGAGGAAAAGAGGGCCATAGTCAATGACATTGGAAACGTCGCAGAAAAAATCGATACCCTTCAAAAACAGCTAAACAAGCTTGAGGCGGCGAAAATAGACCTGGATGCCATAAGGAAAACCTTCGAGGAAAAGAGGCAGCTTAAAGAGCTTCTCGAAAGAAAAACCGCAAAGCTGGTGAATTTATGCAAGTACAGGGAAGCCCTGCAGAAGGTCGAAGGTCAGCTTTCCGGAATAGAGTTCAATGAGGAAGTCTTTGAAAAGCTGAAAGTGGAGCTTGAGGAAAAAAGAAGGGCGCGCTTTGGAGTCGAAAAGGACCTCCAGTACAGCCAGGAAATCCAGAGGGAAAAATCCAAGGCGCTTGTGCGGCTTCTCGAAAGCATAGACTTTTTGCTCAGAAACCGCTCGGAGATAGAGCAGCTAAAGTACTCGACTGAGACCCTCGACAAGTTCTCGGAAGTCCTTTCCGAAGTGCAGGGAAAGCTCCGGGAAGAGTTCGTCCTCACGCTTAACGAAGTCATGAACGAGGTCTGGTCAGAGCTCTACCCTTACGAGGATTATTCAGCCATCCGCTTCAAGATAGAGGACAATGACTACACCTTGCAGCTTTGCGACCTGAAAAGCAACTGGGTGAATGTCGAAGGCATTTCCTCCGGAGGTGAGAGGGCAATTGCCTCCTTTGTGATGCGGGTCGCGCTTTCAATTATCCTTGCGCCAAACCTAAAGCTCCTTATTCTGGACGAGCCGACGCACAACCTTGACGCCGAAACAATAGAAAACCTGACCGAGATTCTCCGGACCAAAATGACCGACCTTATCGACCAGATTTTCATAGTCACTCATGATGAGCGCCTTGCCCAGGCCGCCACTGCCTACACATATGAGCTACGAAGGGAGTCCAAGAAAAAGGAACCAACGGAGATTCACCGAATTGAGACGTTTTTGAGCAGTTAAGGGGGTTGGATGTTTGCCATAGCTGCCCCTAAACCCATACTGAATAGGAGCATTCAAAGATAAATACATTGCCAGGAAGTTATTTTGTGAAGCCGTTATGAGCCAGATTTACGAGAATCCCCTTTTGCTACTTGTTCCCAAAAATGCCACCCGCCAGGAGGTGATGGATTGTTTTTCTAAGGTACTCATACCAAAGGTCCTTAATGAAAGCGGACCAGTCCCCGTATTTTTTGGAGGCCTCATTTCACTCAACAGCGGCTTGTATGGAGAACCTGCAATGGAGTCTCTCCTGACCAACTATGGCCACTCTGGAGATTATAGAACTCCCCCCGCTCTTGAAACCTCCCTCAGACTGCTCGAGCCGCTCCAGAACCTGGGGCTAATTGGCCAGGTCCACCGGAACATGGACCATATAAAAGGCCACTTAAACGGGTCGGGCAGCGGGGAGACCTCCCATGACAGACTTTCGGAAAAGCAAGGATGGCTGCTAGACCTCTGCATAGCCAATGGTCTCGATACTGTGGACCATTATGACCCCCCAATACCAGACCTCTGGGCACATTTCGACTACGAGCGAGAAGGTCTCCCGCCCGATAAGTGGTACCCCCGAACGGTTACCTGAGTAGACTTGGTTTTGACCGGCGGTTAACTTTTGAGTAGTGGTGGGTTTAAAAAGCTTCCAAGAGAGGATTATTATGGTATATCGACGAAAACAGTGGGGGACTGGGCCTGGAAACAAAAGCCACAGGCACGATGTGAATAGAGACCCCCCCTCAATTACCCTAAGAGAAATACCCGGAATATATCTATTAAGAGCAGAGATTGTGCCAATGGACAAGGTATTGGGGTTAGATGACAAAACCTCCTACCCTTACGACACTGAACTTACTATATTGCCTGGACGCTGCAGGAGAGGAAAGGATTCTAATCTGGGGATGGGAGTGCCTAGAGAAATAGATATCTATCTTAACAAGGGGGAGCTAACTTATGCAGAATCTGGCTATTGGCCTATAAAGTATTCCGGAGAAGACCTGACCCGGAGAGAGCAATTGCGCGGTTTGGGTGACATAAAAACCCAATTTGAATTGATAAAGCCCATAGAAATCGAAGGAAAGTATTGGAGCGTCGTCTCCGAAGCAATGAAGAAAAATTCCGGACCTAATCTGAAAGGACACCTTTCAGGAATACTGGTTTGACTTGCCAAAATCACTCCAAATCGTCGTCGTACCTGCTTTGCCTCCTCCTTTTCTTGTTGACTCCAAATGCAATCTTTGCCGAATCCGTAAATGACTTTGTCAGGACCTCAAGTATTGCAAGCCCATAGTAGATAAAAAAGCCCATGACGCCAATCATCACAAAGGAGAGCATCAGCTCAGTTGTCAGGTTCCAGCCCACGCCGAAAACCTTGACCAGAATTACCGGGAAAAGCGCCGAAATGCCGACAACGGCAATGAACTTGACAAAAAGCTTCATCGCCCTGTAGAAGAGGTACACAAACAGGACAAAAAACCCCACCACCACCAGGAGAGCTACATCAAACATTCTGGGCCGTTGACCAGTAGAGACTTGGTCGCTGAATACATGGCAGAAAACCTTGGAAGGGTGAACACTATCGCTTTGGAAACAGCCCCCTCCCTGCCCCGGTGCTTCATAAGCATATTTAGCATGCTTTGCTTAAATGGGTGATGGTTTTCAGTAAGGTGCTTGGCGGATATCTTGGGGTTAGCCCTCAGCCGGTCAAGGTACCAGTCAGTCATGTCCATAACCGATTGGTAGCTTTCGAAAGTCTTTGTTTTTCCGGACTTTATCGCCTTCAGGACAGAATCAATATCAAGGCCAGAGTTGATTTTTGTT
The sequence above is drawn from the Candidatus Aenigmatarchaeota archaeon genome and encodes:
- a CDS encoding AAA family ATPase, with the protein product MLQKLELESFRSHKKSELRFDTGTNVLIGISGSGKSSVLDAICFALYGNTPKIQSRKLKVSDLIMDKPTKEDEAKLKLTFQADGKDYEVTRVLSREKPTYAELRENSTLKATGTTQVTEAVERILKTNFDLFSKIIYSEQNQMDYFLTVPKGDRMSKIDELLKLERFEKARHIAVSFAGKLKFKAKNLQEASEKFNEEELSKDKAALQADLAGLETRTKELSAKKTDLDKTLEILTKLLQDMEAKKREIEKLRAQKQENDGAIRVIESELKELPEGDLEKERERFENARQEFNEKSQKEEARKKEVAGIESELREKRSQLEKKSAAEEFLKGFDSREYELLEAKLKELEIGHVREEHLEKELSTSIRSLNSAGQKCPTCDTPLSDEKRIILLKEKRDALMKTQERLSNLVKEIIAAQKEAQAEKENTRKAEEKRAIVNDIGNVAEKIDTLQKQLNKLEAAKIDLDAIRKTFEEKRQLKELLERKTAKLVNLCKYREALQKVEGQLSGIEFNEEVFEKLKVELEEKRRARFGVEKDLQYSQEIQREKSKALVRLLESIDFLLRNRSEIEQLKYSTETLDKFSEVLSEVQGKLREEFVLTLNEVMNEVWSELYPYEDYSAIRFKIEDNDYTLQLCDLKSNWVNVEGISSGGERAIASFVMRVALSIILAPNLKLLILDEPTHNLDAETIENLTEILRTKMTDLIDQIFIVTHDERLAQAATAYTYELRRESKKKEPTEIHRIETFLSS